In the genome of Bacteroidota bacterium, one region contains:
- a CDS encoding oxidoreductase, whose protein sequence is MPAKKPKLAVFKFASCDGCQLSLLDAEDELLLVAGAVEIANFPEASRRILRGPYDIGLVEGSITTPHDVERIRHIRKECKVLITIGACATAGGIQALRNWKDVKEFTRLVYASPEHISTLDRSMPVGSYVHVDFELRGCPINKYQLIEVVNAYLNKRKPNIPAHSVCIDCKTKGNICVMVAKGTPCLGPVTQAGCGALCPSFHRGCYGCFGPMESPNPASLSKQLKDLELGNHDIMLLFRGFNAYAEAFRKESDAHEK, encoded by the coding sequence ATGCCGGCAAAAAAACCGAAGCTTGCAGTCTTCAAATTTGCATCTTGCGATGGCTGCCAACTCTCTCTTCTTGATGCAGAGGATGAACTCCTTCTAGTTGCAGGAGCTGTGGAGATTGCCAACTTCCCTGAAGCCAGCCGTCGCATACTACGCGGTCCGTACGATATCGGGTTGGTGGAGGGCAGCATAACAACTCCGCATGACGTTGAACGGATCAGGCATATTCGGAAGGAGTGCAAAGTTCTGATTACGATCGGAGCGTGTGCGACGGCCGGCGGCATTCAAGCGCTGCGGAATTGGAAAGATGTGAAGGAGTTTACGAGACTTGTGTACGCTTCTCCGGAACATATCTCGACACTCGACCGTTCAATGCCTGTCGGCTCGTATGTGCATGTCGATTTCGAACTGCGAGGATGCCCCATCAACAAGTATCAACTGATTGAAGTGGTCAATGCGTATCTCAACAAAAGAAAGCCGAACATACCTGCGCATAGTGTGTGCATTGATTGCAAGACCAAGGGAAATATCTGTGTGATGGTGGCGAAGGGCACGCCCTGTCTCGGCCCGGTTACGCAAGCAGGATGCGGGGCGCTCTGCCCCTCGTTCCATCGCGGTTGCTACGGCTGTTTCGGACCGATGGAAAGCCCGAACCCGGCCTCATTGAGCAAGCAACTGAAAGATTTGGAACTGGGAAATCATGATATCATGCTCTTGTTCCGCGGGTTCAACGCATACGCAGAGGCGTTCAGAAAGGAAAGTGACGCGCATGAAAAATAG
- a CDS encoding Ni/Fe hydrogenase subunit alpha — translation MKNRIIKVDQLARVEGEGAVFVKISLGKVTDVKLKIFEPPRFFEAFLRGRDYSEAPDITARICGICPVAYQMSAVTAMEDAFEIEVDGQLRELRKLLYCGEWIESHVLHIYMLHAPDFLGYEDALLLAKDQPDLVKKALRMKKIGNDLMTLIGGREIHPINVKVGGFYRVPTKSELEQKRDDLKWGLDGAIETAKLVNTFEFPDFEVDYEFVSLKQPNEYPLIGGRFVSSSGLDIAIREYEFHFEERHIAHSNALHSVEKGKGPYAVGPLARFNLSFETLSETAQQVARDIGLAPVVKNPFKSIIVRAIETIHAYEESLRIITQYEEPEHPSVEVWPQAGIGFGASEAPRGTLYHRYRVNDDGTILDAKIVPPTAQNQPTIESDLRLFVSANVDLPREELTWKAEQAVRNYDPCISCATHFVTLEKE, via the coding sequence ATGAAAAATAGAATCATCAAAGTAGATCAACTCGCCCGTGTCGAAGGTGAGGGGGCGGTGTTTGTCAAGATCAGCTTGGGGAAAGTGACTGATGTGAAGCTCAAGATCTTTGAGCCACCCCGCTTCTTCGAGGCGTTTCTTCGCGGACGGGACTACTCCGAAGCACCAGATATCACGGCTCGTATTTGCGGCATTTGTCCCGTCGCATATCAGATGAGCGCCGTAACGGCAATGGAGGATGCCTTCGAGATAGAAGTGGATGGCCAACTGCGTGAACTGAGAAAGCTCCTCTACTGCGGCGAATGGATTGAAAGTCACGTTCTTCATATCTACATGCTTCATGCGCCCGATTTCCTAGGTTATGAAGATGCCCTGCTTCTCGCAAAAGACCAGCCGGACCTTGTGAAGAAAGCCCTTCGCATGAAAAAAATCGGCAACGATCTTATGACTCTGATCGGAGGACGGGAGATCCATCCGATTAATGTCAAAGTGGGCGGATTTTACCGTGTTCCGACAAAATCTGAACTGGAGCAAAAACGTGATGACCTGAAATGGGGACTGGATGGTGCAATTGAGACGGCTAAACTTGTCAATACCTTTGAGTTCCCTGATTTCGAAGTTGACTATGAGTTTGTATCGTTGAAGCAGCCGAATGAATATCCACTCATAGGCGGCAGGTTCGTCAGCAGCAGCGGATTGGATATCGCCATTCGTGAATACGAATTTCACTTTGAAGAACGGCATATCGCGCATTCAAACGCCCTCCATTCGGTGGAGAAGGGAAAAGGCCCGTACGCCGTTGGCCCGCTTGCCCGCTTCAACCTGAGTTTCGAGACCCTGTCGGAAACCGCACAGCAAGTGGCAAGAGATATCGGGTTGGCGCCGGTAGTAAAGAATCCGTTCAAGAGTATTATCGTTCGCGCTATCGAAACCATTCACGCATATGAAGAATCTCTTCGAATCATTACCCAATACGAAGAGCCGGAACACCCGTCGGTTGAAGTGTGGCCGCAAGCCGGTATCGGTTTCGGAGCAAGTGAGGCGCCTCGAGGCACCCTCTATCACCGCTATCGGGTAAATGATGACGGGACGATTCTCGATGCCAAGATTGTGCCCCCCACAGCGCAAAATCAGCCAACAATAGAAAGCGATTTACGTCTTTTCGTTTCGGCGAACGTTGACTTGCCGCGTGAGGAACTGACGTGGAAGGCAGAGCAGGCAGTGCGCAACTACGACCCGTGTATATCGTGCGCAACACATTTTGTAACTTTAGAGAAGGAGTAA